The Skermanella pratensis genome has a window encoding:
- a CDS encoding TRAP transporter substrate-binding protein, translating to MKRIVLNALGPLVGMLLAGGVFSLPAAAQTELKFGHVGAPGSLFDQSANEFARRANEKLGDKAKVVVFGSSQLGTDEQMMQKLRLGTIDFALPSTVMSTVSDVFGLFEMPYLVKDREHMKRIADDVFWPSLAPAAEQQGYKIVGLWENGFRHVTTNTRPIEKPEDLKGIKLRVPGGKWRVRMFQSYGANPSPMAFSELFVALQTGVMDGQENPLTQIHSSKLQEVQKFLSMTGHVYTPAYVTVGSRKWASLPADVRQTLEETAQETQAFVYETAARMDEELETKLRDEGMQVNEVDKDAFVKASEPIYREFSEEVPAAKTMVEKAVELGKSS from the coding sequence ATGAAGCGCATTGTCCTGAACGCATTGGGGCCGCTGGTCGGCATGCTGCTGGCCGGAGGGGTGTTTTCGCTGCCGGCCGCCGCACAGACGGAGTTGAAGTTCGGCCATGTCGGGGCGCCGGGGTCGCTGTTCGACCAGTCGGCCAACGAGTTCGCCAGGCGGGCCAACGAGAAGCTGGGCGACAAGGCCAAGGTGGTCGTGTTCGGCTCCAGCCAGCTCGGCACCGACGAGCAGATGATGCAGAAGCTGCGTCTGGGCACCATCGACTTCGCCCTGCCCTCCACCGTGATGTCCACCGTGTCGGATGTCTTCGGACTGTTCGAGATGCCCTACCTGGTCAAGGACCGGGAGCACATGAAGCGGATCGCAGACGACGTGTTCTGGCCTTCGCTGGCGCCGGCGGCGGAGCAGCAGGGCTACAAGATCGTCGGCCTGTGGGAGAACGGGTTCCGCCACGTCACCACCAACACACGCCCGATCGAGAAACCCGAGGACCTGAAGGGCATCAAGCTGCGCGTGCCGGGCGGCAAGTGGCGGGTCCGGATGTTCCAGAGCTATGGTGCCAACCCCAGCCCGATGGCCTTTTCCGAGCTGTTCGTCGCGTTGCAGACCGGCGTGATGGACGGGCAGGAGAACCCGCTGACGCAGATCCACAGCTCCAAGCTCCAGGAGGTCCAGAAGTTCCTGTCCATGACCGGGCACGTCTATACCCCAGCATATGTGACCGTGGGCAGCCGCAAATGGGCCAGCCTGCCGGCCGACGTTCGGCAGACACTGGAGGAAACGGCGCAGGAAACCCAGGCCTTCGTCTACGAGACGGCGGCGCGCATGGACGAGGAACTGGAAACCAAGCTGCGCGACGAGGGCATGCAGGTGAACGAGGTGGACAAGGACGCCTTCGTCAAGGCGAGCGAGCCGATCTACCGCGAGTTCTCCGAAGAGGTCCCGGCCGCCAAGACCATGGTCGAGAAGGCCGTCGAACTCGGCAAATCCTCGTAA
- a CDS encoding TRAP transporter small permease, whose protein sequence is MANSTSSLALMRTGFERFLAAIVIVLLVGMTAVVFGAVVFRKLGASLVWYDEVASIMLAWLTYYGSALAALKRSHIGFPGLIAAMPPALRLPFVILAEVIVIGFFVLLAWVGIEVLGYLEGLTLVSLPWVPVWFTQSVIPIGAVLFIIAELMNLPEILREARGHGPIHDPEIPPELLKPDLLKDARGAER, encoded by the coding sequence ATGGCGAACTCGACATCATCCCTGGCGCTGATGCGCACGGGTTTCGAACGTTTCCTCGCCGCGATCGTGATCGTGCTGCTGGTCGGCATGACGGCGGTCGTGTTCGGGGCGGTGGTGTTCCGCAAGCTGGGCGCCTCGCTGGTCTGGTATGACGAGGTCGCCTCGATCATGCTGGCCTGGCTGACCTATTACGGGTCGGCGCTGGCGGCGCTGAAGCGGTCCCATATCGGCTTTCCCGGCCTGATCGCCGCCATGCCGCCGGCGCTGCGGCTGCCTTTCGTGATCCTGGCCGAGGTCATCGTGATCGGCTTCTTCGTGCTGCTGGCCTGGGTCGGCATCGAGGTGCTGGGCTACCTGGAAGGACTGACGCTGGTCAGCCTGCCGTGGGTGCCGGTGTGGTTCACCCAGTCGGTGATCCCGATCGGAGCCGTGCTGTTCATCATCGCCGAGCTGATGAACCTGCCGGAGATCCTGCGCGAGGCCCGCGGGCACGGCCCGATCCACGATCCCGAGATCCCGCCCGAACTGCTGAAGCCCGACCTGCTGAAAGATGCCCGGGGAGCCGAGCGATGA
- a CDS encoding TRAP transporter large permease, translating into MTLLYMAAGLFGLVLINVPIAVALGVVSVVAMLLSSGTATLPNMAMVLYDGATSFPLLAIPLFIFAGAIMNSAGISRRLIAFASALVGFVRGGLAMVNVATSLFFAEISGSAVADVAAIGSILIPAMKKRGYPATFAAAITSSAATLAVIIPPSIPMILYAVMSGSSVVQLFVAGIVPGLLGAAGLMGLSYWFAVRRNYPVEEMFRVSRVKETFREAVWAFTMPLIILGGIFGGWFTATEGAALAVVAALFLGTVVYRELDLAHLYDAILEGGIQTAVVMLLVATSALMGTYLTEQQVPQQLAQAVADFTNNRYVVLALLNVIFLLAGLFLHSAAAIILIVPIVMPLVNLVGIDPVHFGIIVTLNLGIGQQTPPVASVLVTACSIAKADIWAVSKVNIYFIGVLMAVLLLSTYVPIVPMGLVELFYR; encoded by the coding sequence ATGACCCTGCTCTACATGGCGGCCGGGCTGTTCGGCCTGGTCCTGATCAACGTGCCGATCGCGGTGGCGCTGGGAGTCGTGTCGGTGGTCGCGATGCTGCTGTCGTCGGGAACGGCGACGCTGCCCAACATGGCGATGGTGCTGTACGACGGCGCCACCAGCTTCCCGCTGCTGGCGATCCCGCTGTTCATCTTCGCGGGCGCCATCATGAACTCGGCCGGCATCTCGCGCCGGCTGATCGCCTTCGCCTCGGCGCTGGTCGGGTTCGTGCGCGGCGGGCTCGCCATGGTCAACGTGGCGACCTCGCTGTTCTTCGCGGAAATCTCGGGCTCGGCGGTGGCCGACGTGGCGGCGATCGGGTCGATCCTGATCCCGGCCATGAAGAAGCGCGGCTACCCCGCCACCTTCGCCGCCGCCATCACCTCCTCCGCGGCGACGCTGGCGGTGATCATCCCTCCGTCGATCCCGATGATCCTCTATGCGGTGATGTCGGGCAGTTCGGTGGTGCAGCTCTTCGTGGCCGGCATCGTGCCGGGCCTGCTGGGGGCGGCCGGGCTGATGGGGCTGTCCTACTGGTTCGCGGTCCGGCGCAACTACCCGGTGGAAGAGATGTTCCGGGTCAGCCGGGTGAAGGAGACCTTCCGCGAGGCGGTCTGGGCCTTCACCATGCCGCTCATCATCCTGGGCGGCATCTTCGGCGGCTGGTTCACCGCGACGGAAGGGGCGGCCCTGGCGGTGGTGGCGGCCCTGTTCCTGGGCACCGTGGTGTACCGCGAGCTGGACCTGGCGCACCTGTACGACGCGATCCTGGAAGGCGGCATCCAGACCGCCGTCGTGATGCTTCTGGTCGCCACCTCGGCCCTGATGGGCACCTACCTGACCGAACAGCAGGTGCCGCAGCAGCTTGCCCAGGCGGTGGCCGACTTCACCAACAACCGCTATGTCGTGCTGGCGCTGCTGAACGTCATCTTCCTGCTGGCCGGCCTGTTCCTGCACTCGGCCGCGGCGATCATCCTGATCGTGCCGATCGTCATGCCGCTGGTCAACCTGGTCGGCATCGACCCGGTGCATTTCGGCATCATCGTGACGCTGAACCTGGGCATCGGCCAGCAGACCCCGCCGGTCGCGAGCGTGCTGGTGACGGCCTGCTCGATCGCCAAGGCCGACATCTGGGCCGTCAGCAAGGTGAACATCTATTTCATCGGCGTGCTGATGGCGGTGCTGCTGCTGTCCACATATGTGCCGATCGTGCCCATGGGTCTGGTCGAGCTGTTCTATCGATAA
- a CDS encoding enoyl-CoA hydratase/isomerase family protein, which produces MENLILTEHHGPVVTITLNRPDKLNAFTKAMWQRLGEVMRRLSDDNSVRCIVLRGAGDRAFSPGNDISEFQNERSNSGQASAYGKIIAGTLDAMRTCRHPTVALIKGICVGGGLEIAGSCDIRICGTSSRFGAPINKLGLVMGYAELDALIALAGRSTALEILLEGRIFGAAEAKDKGLVTRVVDDAEVDKEAMATARRISEGAPLVARWHKKFARRLAEGSPLSEAEMDEGYACYDTEDFRIGYRAFLDKVKPDFKGR; this is translated from the coding sequence GTGGAAAACCTGATCCTGACCGAGCACCACGGCCCGGTGGTCACCATCACCCTGAACCGGCCGGACAAGCTGAACGCCTTCACCAAGGCCATGTGGCAGCGCCTGGGCGAGGTGATGCGACGGCTGTCGGACGACAATTCCGTCCGCTGCATCGTGCTGCGCGGCGCCGGAGACAGGGCGTTCAGCCCCGGCAACGACATCTCGGAATTCCAGAACGAGCGCTCCAACTCCGGACAGGCCAGCGCTTACGGCAAGATCATCGCCGGCACGCTGGACGCGATGCGGACATGCCGGCACCCGACGGTCGCGCTGATCAAGGGGATCTGCGTCGGCGGCGGGCTGGAGATCGCGGGAAGCTGCGACATCCGCATCTGCGGCACGTCGAGCCGGTTCGGCGCGCCGATCAACAAGCTGGGGCTGGTGATGGGCTATGCCGAGCTGGACGCGCTGATAGCCCTGGCCGGCCGCTCCACCGCGCTGGAGATCCTGCTGGAAGGCCGGATCTTCGGGGCGGCCGAGGCGAAGGACAAGGGCCTGGTCACCCGCGTGGTGGACGACGCCGAGGTGGACAAGGAAGCCATGGCGACCGCCCGGCGGATTTCCGAGGGAGCGCCGCTGGTCGCCCGCTGGCACAAGAAGTTCGCCCGGCGGCTGGCCGAGGGCTCGCCGCTGAGCGAGGCGGAGATGGACGAGGGCTATGCGTGCTACGACACGGAGGATTTCCGTATCGGATACCGCGCCTTCCTCGACAAGGTGAAGCCCGACTTCAAGGGACGCTGA
- a CDS encoding CaiB/BaiF CoA transferase family protein — protein sequence MLADRKGPLKGLKVVELAHIMAGPVCGLFLADLGADVVKVEKIPGGDDSRRFLPPDIEGESAAFMMMNRNKRGIAIDLKKAEGKAALERLLMDADVVIENYRQDTMDRLGLGYESLLERNPRLIYCAVSGFGRTGPYADRGGFDLIAQGMSGIMSITGEAPGRPPVKVGAPLTDITAGILAALGVVSAVVARQTTGRGQLVDTSLFEAGIVHTYWQSAICFATGVSPGPMGSAHPLNAPYQAFETADGWINVGAANQTNWLKLVDVLEARELLDDPRFADNRRRMNNLDDLVEALTVHFRRRTTAEWLERLNAAGVPAGPVLSIAEMHADPQTVAREMVVEVDHPVAGAVKALGLPIKLSDTPGGVFGPAPRFGEHTAEVLAEHGFSEEEIRRMTEAGAVGG from the coding sequence ATGCTTGCTGATCGGAAGGGGCCGCTGAAGGGGCTCAAGGTCGTCGAACTCGCCCACATCATGGCCGGCCCGGTGTGCGGGCTGTTCCTGGCGGACCTGGGGGCCGACGTGGTCAAGGTGGAGAAGATTCCCGGCGGCGACGACAGCCGCCGGTTCCTGCCGCCGGACATCGAGGGCGAGTCCGCCGCCTTCATGATGATGAACCGCAACAAGCGCGGCATCGCCATCGACCTGAAGAAGGCGGAGGGCAAGGCCGCGCTGGAGCGGCTGCTGATGGACGCCGACGTGGTGATCGAGAACTACCGGCAGGACACGATGGACCGGCTGGGGCTGGGGTACGAGAGCCTGCTGGAGCGGAATCCGCGGCTGATCTACTGCGCGGTGTCGGGCTTCGGGCGGACGGGACCCTATGCCGACCGCGGCGGCTTCGACCTGATCGCCCAGGGCATGAGCGGGATCATGAGCATCACCGGCGAGGCGCCGGGGCGGCCGCCGGTGAAGGTGGGGGCGCCCTTGACGGACATCACCGCGGGTATCCTGGCGGCGCTGGGGGTGGTCAGCGCGGTCGTGGCGCGGCAGACGACAGGCAGGGGGCAGCTGGTCGATACCTCGCTGTTCGAGGCGGGGATCGTCCACACATACTGGCAGTCGGCGATCTGCTTCGCGACCGGCGTCTCGCCCGGGCCGATGGGGTCGGCCCATCCGCTGAACGCCCCGTACCAGGCGTTCGAGACGGCGGACGGCTGGATCAACGTGGGGGCCGCGAACCAGACCAACTGGCTGAAGCTGGTCGACGTGCTGGAGGCGCGGGAGCTGCTGGACGATCCGCGGTTCGCCGACAACCGGCGGCGGATGAACAACCTGGACGATCTGGTGGAGGCGCTGACCGTCCATTTTCGCCGGCGGACGACGGCGGAGTGGCTGGAGCGCCTGAACGCCGCCGGAGTGCCGGCCGGGCCGGTGCTGTCGATCGCCGAGATGCACGCGGACCCGCAGACGGTGGCGCGGGAAATGGTGGTCGAGGTGGACCACCCGGTCGCTGGGGCGGTCAAGGCGCTGGGGCTGCCGATCAAGCTGTCCGACACGCCGGGCGGGGTCTTCGGGCCGGCGCCCCGGTTCGGGGAGCATACGGCGGAGGTGCTGGCGGAGCACGGGTTCAGCGAGGAGGAGATCCGGCGGATGACGGAGGCGGGGGCGGTGGGGGGTTGA
- a CDS encoding GxxExxY protein, which produces MGNEERDRLSHAVLGAAFEVSNVLGHGFLEVVYRRALVAELTRRDIPAREEVPFPVFYKGDEVGRYFADIMVDDRMLIELKCTETLSPAHIAQTLNYLKAGKIPIALLINFGKPRIQYQRIILQGA; this is translated from the coding sequence ATGGGTAATGAGGAGCGGGATCGTCTGTCACATGCCGTGCTCGGAGCGGCTTTCGAAGTTTCCAACGTACTCGGCCATGGATTCCTGGAAGTGGTCTACCGGCGGGCACTGGTCGCCGAACTGACCCGCCGGGATATTCCAGCGCGTGAGGAAGTGCCTTTCCCAGTATTTTATAAAGGAGACGAGGTAGGCCGCTACTTCGCGGACATCATGGTGGATGACAGGATGCTCATCGAGCTGAAATGTACCGAAACCCTGTCGCCCGCCCATATCGCCCAAACCCTCAATTACCTGAAGGCAGGCAAAATACCCATCGCCCTGCTCATAAATTTCGGCAAGCCCCGCATCCAGTATCAACGCATCATTCTACAGGGCGCGTAG
- the ltrA gene encoding group II intron reverse transcriptase/maturase, translating into MLSGLERIRQAARERKEERFTTLLTHVDTDLLRFAYRALKRDAAPGVDGMTWREYAEGLEERLADLKDRVHSGRYRAHPSRRHVIPKPDGRMRPLGIAALEDKIVQRALVEVLNAIYEEDFLGFSYGFRPGRGQHDALDALAVAIGECRVNWILDADIRAFFDSIDHTWMMRFLEHRIGDARVLRLIRKWLTVGVVDETGKRQPATAGSPQGAVASPLLANVYLHYVYDLWVRQWRQRHATGTMVVVRYADDTVVGFEHRSDAERFLADLRERLARFALELNADKTRLIEFGRQAQADRAKRGAGKPETFDFLGFTHICGRSRRGGFLLRRQTRRQRKQAKLKEIKEELRRRWHQGIPEQGRWLGQVMSGFYAYFAVPTNYRALANLRYHVGVLWMRALRRRSQKDKTPWDKLTRLADHWLPRPRIIHPWPGNRFRVKHPRWEPDALIGHVRFCAGGAR; encoded by the coding sequence GTGCTCTCGGGGCTGGAGCGCATACGTCAAGCGGCACGGGAGCGAAAGGAGGAGCGGTTCACCACCCTTCTGACGCACGTGGATACCGACCTGCTGCGCTTTGCCTATCGGGCATTGAAGCGGGACGCGGCACCGGGTGTGGACGGAATGACGTGGCGGGAGTACGCGGAGGGGCTGGAGGAACGGCTGGCGGACCTGAAGGACCGCGTGCATTCCGGCCGCTACCGGGCGCACCCGTCACGCCGGCATGTCATCCCCAAGCCGGACGGCCGGATGCGGCCGCTCGGGATCGCGGCGCTGGAGGACAAGATCGTCCAGCGGGCGCTGGTGGAGGTGCTGAACGCCATCTACGAGGAAGACTTCCTCGGCTTCTCCTACGGCTTCCGGCCGGGACGGGGGCAGCACGACGCGCTCGACGCGTTGGCGGTGGCGATCGGCGAGTGCCGGGTGAACTGGATCCTGGATGCCGATATCCGGGCGTTCTTCGACAGCATCGACCACACCTGGATGATGCGGTTCCTGGAACACCGGATCGGCGATGCCCGCGTCCTGCGGCTGATCCGCAAGTGGCTGACGGTCGGCGTGGTGGACGAGACGGGGAAACGGCAGCCGGCGACGGCCGGCAGCCCGCAAGGGGCGGTGGCATCGCCACTGCTGGCCAACGTCTATCTCCACTACGTCTACGACCTGTGGGTCCGGCAGTGGCGCCAGCGCCACGCGACCGGGACCATGGTCGTGGTGCGCTACGCCGACGACACCGTCGTCGGGTTCGAGCACCGGTCGGACGCCGAGCGGTTCCTCGCGGACTTGCGGGAGCGCCTGGCGCGGTTCGCCCTGGAACTGAACGCCGACAAGACCCGCCTGATCGAGTTCGGCCGGCAGGCACAGGCCGACCGGGCCAAGCGCGGCGCGGGAAAACCGGAGACCTTCGACTTCCTGGGCTTCACCCACATCTGTGGGCGGTCCCGGCGTGGCGGCTTCCTGCTGCGACGCCAGACCCGGCGCCAGCGCAAGCAGGCCAAGCTCAAGGAAATCAAGGAGGAACTCCGGCGGCGCTGGCACCAGGGCATCCCGGAGCAAGGCCGGTGGCTGGGACAGGTGATGAGCGGCTTCTACGCCTACTTCGCCGTCCCGACCAACTACCGGGCCCTTGCCAACCTGCGCTACCATGTCGGCGTCCTGTGGATGAGGGCGCTGCGTCGGCGCAGCCAGAAGGACAAGACACCGTGGGACAAACTCACGCGCCTTGCCGATCACTGGCTGCCACGGCCGCGCATCATTCATCCCTGGCCCGGAAACCGCTTCCGCGTCAAACACCCAAGGTGGGAGCCGGATGCCTTAATCGGGCACGTCCGGTTCTGTGCGGGGGGCGCCCGGTAA
- a CDS encoding phosphonate degradation HD-domain oxygenase: MTDSVSEIFELFRASGDQAYFGEAVSQTEHALQTAALAEQFGAPPHLVVASLLHDIGHLLHGLGDGVADEELDARHEAIGARWLADRFPEDVCAPVRLHVAAKRYLCAVEPAYAAALSPASKQSLRLQGGPLSEDQAARFILGRFGPDAVLVRRWDDKAKVPGLPTPGLDHFRPYLAVCAMRSD; encoded by the coding sequence ATGACCGACTCCGTATCCGAGATTTTCGAGCTTTTCCGGGCCTCCGGCGACCAAGCCTATTTCGGCGAGGCGGTCAGCCAGACCGAGCACGCGCTCCAGACCGCGGCACTGGCCGAGCAGTTCGGCGCCCCGCCCCATCTGGTCGTCGCCTCGCTGCTGCACGATATCGGCCACCTGCTCCACGGGCTGGGCGACGGGGTCGCCGACGAGGAGCTGGACGCCCGGCACGAGGCGATCGGCGCGCGATGGCTGGCGGACCGCTTCCCCGAGGACGTCTGCGCGCCGGTGCGGCTGCACGTCGCGGCCAAGCGCTACCTGTGCGCGGTCGAGCCGGCCTACGCCGCCGCCCTGTCGCCCGCCTCGAAGCAGAGCCTGAGGCTCCAGGGGGGACCCCTGAGCGAGGACCAAGCGGCCCGCTTCATCCTGGGCCGCTTCGGTCCCGACGCGGTGCTGGTGCGCCGCTGGGACGACAAGGCCAAGGTCCCGGGGCTGCCGACGCCGGGTCTGGACCATTTCCGGCCGTATCTGGCTGTCTGCGCGATGCGGTCGGACTGA
- the phnX gene encoding phosphonoacetaldehyde hydrolase yields the protein MTTNPFANPFAKSYDGPVRAVILDWAGTVVDFGSRAPMGVFVAAFGTVGVTISAAEARVPMGLPKWDHIKAIGALPEVAKRWRDIHGRPMSDGDVDDLYARFLPMNVEVVADHAALVPGARTTIADLRARGVKIGSTTGYSRPIMDVLIPAAAANGYEPDCVVCAGDLAAGRPTPLMCYQNMVELNVWPAAACVKVDDTLPGIEEGLHAGMWTVAVALTGNEMGLAVEELTALSEDELKVRRTAAYDRLRAGGAHYVIDGIGQLIPVIEDIERRLALGAVP from the coding sequence ATGACGACCAATCCCTTCGCCAATCCCTTTGCCAAATCCTACGACGGACCGGTCCGCGCGGTCATCCTGGACTGGGCCGGCACCGTGGTGGATTTCGGCAGCCGGGCGCCGATGGGGGTGTTCGTGGCGGCGTTCGGCACGGTCGGCGTCACGATCTCGGCCGCGGAGGCGCGCGTGCCCATGGGGCTGCCCAAGTGGGACCATATCAAGGCAATCGGCGCGCTGCCCGAGGTGGCGAAGCGCTGGCGGGACATCCATGGCCGGCCCATGTCCGACGGCGACGTGGACGACCTCTACGCCCGCTTCCTGCCCATGAACGTCGAGGTGGTCGCCGACCACGCGGCGCTGGTGCCGGGCGCCCGCACCACCATCGCCGACCTGCGCGCCCGCGGCGTGAAGATCGGCTCGACCACCGGCTATTCCCGGCCGATCATGGACGTGCTGATCCCGGCGGCCGCCGCCAACGGCTACGAGCCGGACTGCGTGGTCTGCGCCGGCGACCTGGCCGCCGGGCGGCCGACCCCGCTGATGTGCTACCAGAACATGGTCGAGCTGAACGTCTGGCCGGCCGCCGCCTGCGTCAAGGTGGACGACACCCTTCCCGGAATCGAGGAGGGCCTCCATGCCGGCATGTGGACCGTCGCGGTAGCCCTGACCGGCAACGAGATGGGGCTGGCGGTCGAGGAATTGACGGCGCTGTCGGAAGACGAGTTGAAGGTCAGGCGGACCGCCGCGTATGATCGGTTGCGCGCGGGCGGCGCCCATTATGTGATCGACGGGATCGGACAGCTGATACCCGTGATCGAGGACATCGAGCGCCGCCTCGCCCTGGGGGCTGTTCCGTGA